The Actinopolyspora erythraea genome has a segment encoding these proteins:
- a CDS encoding DF family (seleno)protein produces the protein MDVELLYFADCPSWYLTRERLDQALRTAGHPEVEVRLRAVETDQQARDLRFPGSPTVRVNGHDAFPTTAGTYGLTCRVYTTPDGLTGSPTVDQLVHALRDASQGSVSQGDVSQ, from the coding sequence GTGGACGTCGAACTGCTCTACTTCGCGGACTGCCCGAGCTGGTACCTGACCCGGGAACGGCTCGACCAGGCCCTCAGGACCGCGGGCCACCCGGAGGTGGAGGTCCGCCTGCGCGCTGTCGAGACGGACCAGCAGGCCCGGGACCTGCGCTTCCCGGGATCTCCCACCGTCCGCGTCAACGGCCACGACGCGTTCCCGACCACGGCCGGGACGTACGGCCTGACCTGCCGGGTCTACACCACACCGGACGGTCTCACCGGTTCCCCCACCGTTGACCAGCTCGTCCACGCGCTCCGCGACGCTTCCCAGGGCAGCGTCTCCCAGGGCGACGTCTCCCAGTAA
- a CDS encoding MCE family protein, producing MKSFQKRDPIRIGIAGLLVLVLGFLLAMNYKSLPFVSGTTYTARFSEAGGLAEGDTVRVAGVRVGSVTGVELENAHVKVTFDVRDAWVGDSTVAAIKVGTLLGKKYLALDTKGQRRQSPSDPIPLRRTMSPYDVIETFSQLSETVGKVDTAQLAKSFRTLSDTFEGTSEETRGTLRGLSRLSNTISERDRQLKELLDKTNKVATTVAERNTEIEKLLRDGNRLLAELRERREAIRSLLDGVTELSRQLTGLVEDNSDQLGPALRQLDEVTELLRRNQENLGESIERMAPFTRLFSNVLGNGRWFDVYLCGLLPPAVGPINQEGCLP from the coding sequence ATGAAGTCCTTCCAGAAACGCGACCCGATCAGGATCGGCATCGCCGGGCTGCTGGTGCTGGTACTGGGCTTCCTGCTCGCGATGAACTACAAGAGCCTGCCCTTCGTGTCCGGGACCACCTACACCGCCCGGTTCAGCGAGGCGGGTGGGCTCGCCGAGGGCGACACCGTGCGCGTGGCCGGGGTGCGGGTGGGCTCGGTCACCGGGGTCGAACTGGAGAACGCCCACGTCAAGGTGACCTTCGACGTGCGCGACGCCTGGGTGGGCGACAGCACCGTGGCGGCCATCAAGGTCGGCACGCTGCTGGGCAAGAAGTACCTCGCCCTGGACACCAAGGGGCAGCGGCGGCAGTCGCCGTCCGACCCCATCCCGCTGCGGCGCACCATGTCGCCCTACGACGTCATCGAGACGTTCAGCCAGCTGTCCGAAACCGTCGGGAAGGTCGACACCGCCCAGCTGGCCAAGAGCTTCCGCACCCTCTCGGACACCTTCGAGGGCACCTCCGAGGAGACGCGCGGCACGCTGCGGGGGCTCTCCCGGCTGTCCAACACCATTTCCGAGCGGGACCGCCAGCTCAAGGAGCTGCTGGACAAGACGAACAAGGTCGCCACCACCGTCGCCGAACGCAACACCGAGATCGAGAAGCTGCTGCGGGACGGCAACCGGCTGCTGGCCGAGCTGCGAGAGCGCAGGGAGGCCATCCGTTCGTTGCTGGACGGGGTCACGGAGCTCTCCCGGCAGCTCACCGGGCTGGTGGAGGACAACTCGGACCAGCTCGGCCCCGCGCTGCGGCAGCTGGACGAGGTGACCGAGTTGTTGCGGCGCAACCAGGAGAACCTCGGCGAGAGCATCGAGCGCATGGCGCCGTTCACCCGGCTGTTCTCCAACGTGCTCGGCAACGGCCGCTGGTTCGACGTCTACCTGTGCGGCCTGCTGCCACCCGCCGTCGGCCCGATCAACCAGGAGGGCTGTCTGCCATGA
- a CDS encoding MCE family protein: MKRLGKPPLTRGLALGSVLALLVAASVWWVFQGVEQRRVVAYFDNAVGLYEGGEVRVLGVQVGSIDTVTPRPNRVRVEMSVRRDLDVPADAGAAVISPSVVSGRFVQLTPVYRGGAKLPPGASIPNERTVTPVEIDEVYRSLDELSTALGPEGANSDGELSRLLDTTAKNLKGNGELISRTLRDLGEAGSTLSGSSEDLFATVDQLQRITSNLAENDGQVRRFNSQLRDVNSLLASQRDDLDTALSELALALDEVEAFVRNNREKLHSNVEQLNSVAEVLARQNEALRETLTNAPLALGNLQNSYNAASGTLDTRANLNELRQPPLVLLCKLFKQIRPESQQGSLANVPAGLRDGCESVSSFLGGGGELLDPAETIAEIQRGGKPDLPLPLRSSSDQLFQSSQGSGSKGQ, translated from the coding sequence ATGAAACGACTGGGCAAACCTCCCCTCACCCGGGGGCTGGCGCTGGGAAGCGTGCTCGCGCTGCTGGTCGCCGCCAGCGTGTGGTGGGTGTTCCAGGGCGTGGAGCAGCGCCGCGTCGTCGCCTACTTCGACAACGCGGTGGGGCTCTACGAGGGCGGCGAGGTCCGCGTGCTCGGGGTCCAGGTGGGAAGCATCGACACCGTGACGCCGCGGCCGAACCGGGTGCGGGTCGAGATGAGCGTGCGCCGCGACCTCGACGTCCCGGCCGACGCGGGAGCGGCGGTGATCTCGCCCAGCGTGGTCAGCGGCAGGTTCGTCCAGCTCACCCCGGTCTACCGGGGCGGGGCGAAACTGCCCCCCGGCGCGAGCATCCCCAACGAGCGCACCGTGACCCCGGTCGAGATCGACGAGGTCTACCGCAGCCTCGACGAGCTCTCCACCGCGCTCGGTCCCGAGGGGGCCAACTCGGACGGCGAGCTGAGCAGGCTGCTCGACACCACCGCGAAGAACCTGAAGGGCAACGGCGAGCTGATCTCCCGCACCCTGCGCGACCTGGGGGAGGCGGGCAGCACGCTGTCCGGCAGCAGCGAGGACCTGTTCGCCACGGTGGACCAGCTGCAGCGGATCACCTCCAACCTCGCCGAGAACGACGGCCAGGTGCGCAGGTTCAACAGCCAGCTGCGCGACGTCAACAGCCTGCTCGCCTCCCAACGCGACGACCTCGACACGGCACTGTCCGAACTGGCCCTGGCGCTGGACGAGGTCGAGGCGTTCGTGCGGAACAACCGCGAGAAGCTGCACAGCAACGTCGAGCAGCTCAACTCGGTGGCCGAGGTGCTGGCGCGGCAGAACGAGGCGCTGCGCGAGACGCTGACCAACGCGCCGCTGGCGCTGGGCAACCTGCAGAACTCCTACAACGCGGCCTCGGGAACCCTGGACACCAGGGCCAACCTCAACGAGCTGCGCCAGCCCCCGCTGGTGCTGCTGTGCAAGCTGTTCAAGCAGATCAGACCGGAGAGCCAGCAGGGTTCGCTGGCGAACGTGCCCGCCGGGCTGCGCGACGGCTGCGAGTCGGTGAGCTCGTTCCTGGGCGGCGGCGGTGAACTGCTCGACCCGGCGGAGACCATCGCCGAGATCCAGCGGGGCGGCAAGCCCGACCTGCCGTTGCCGCTGCGCAGCAGCAGCGACCAGCTGTTCCAGAGCTCGCAAGGGTCCGGATCGAAAGGCCAGTGA
- a CDS encoding DUF397 domain-containing protein — MTVHPRGWRKSSRSNQHSHCVEIGRVGDGAAVRDTKDRAAGYFTATGTQWAAFIDAVKNERFE; from the coding sequence ATGACGGTACACCCCCGAGGATGGCGGAAGTCTAGCCGCTCGAACCAACACTCGCACTGCGTCGAGATCGGCCGCGTCGGTGACGGCGCCGCCGTGCGTGACACCAAGGATCGCGCGGCCGGGTACTTCACCGCCACCGGCACCCAGTGGGCCGCGTTCATCGACGCCGTGAAGAACGAGCGGTTCGAGTGA
- a CDS encoding MCE family protein, which produces MLTRKVRVQIAAFLAVALVGVSYAGARYAGLDRLFGPRGYVVTVQLADSGGIFPNAEVTYRGVQVGRVGELELTPRGVEVPLDIEPSTPRIPSDVRAVVANRSVVGEQYVDLLPKNDEGPYLHDGSVIRSENTDTPLPVEDLLANLDSFVESVPEDSLRTVVNELGTAFEGNGGNLQRILDTTGEFTAEAQRHLPQTRKLLSDATTVLGTQNDQASAIKSFSEDLRLVSRQLEKSDGDIRAVLDRGPEAARQVSGVLRRTGPELSGLLANGVPTARALSDNSAGVEQLFVTYPAVSAGGFTVAPGDRSAHFGLALNIFDPLPCVYESTERRAGNELGAVPLNTDARCEVPEGSPTAVRGAHNAPGN; this is translated from the coding sequence ATGCTCACCCGCAAGGTACGTGTGCAGATCGCGGCCTTCCTCGCCGTGGCGCTGGTCGGGGTCAGCTACGCCGGAGCCAGGTACGCCGGGCTGGACCGGTTGTTCGGGCCGCGCGGCTACGTGGTGACCGTCCAGCTGGCCGACTCCGGCGGGATCTTTCCCAACGCCGAGGTCACCTACCGGGGAGTGCAGGTGGGGCGGGTGGGCGAGCTCGAACTCACCCCCCGGGGCGTGGAGGTCCCGCTCGACATCGAACCCTCCACGCCCAGGATCCCCTCCGACGTGCGGGCGGTGGTGGCCAACCGTTCCGTGGTCGGCGAGCAGTACGTCGACCTGCTCCCGAAGAACGACGAGGGGCCCTACCTGCACGACGGGTCGGTGATACGCAGTGAGAACACCGACACACCGCTTCCGGTCGAGGACCTGCTGGCCAATTTGGACTCGTTCGTCGAGTCGGTGCCCGAGGACTCGCTGCGCACCGTCGTCAACGAGCTCGGCACCGCCTTCGAGGGCAACGGCGGGAACCTGCAGCGGATACTGGACACCACCGGTGAGTTCACCGCCGAGGCACAGCGTCACCTGCCGCAGACCAGGAAGTTGCTCTCCGACGCGACCACGGTGCTGGGCACGCAGAACGACCAGGCCTCGGCCATCAAGTCCTTCAGCGAGGACCTGCGGTTGGTCTCGCGACAGCTGGAGAAGTCCGACGGCGACATCCGCGCCGTGCTGGATCGGGGCCCGGAGGCCGCCAGGCAGGTGAGCGGGGTGCTGCGCCGCACCGGCCCCGAACTCTCGGGGCTGCTGGCCAACGGCGTCCCCACGGCGCGCGCGTTGTCGGACAACAGCGCGGGCGTGGAGCAGCTGTTCGTCACCTACCCGGCGGTCAGCGCCGGTGGGTTCACCGTCGCCCCCGGCGACCGCTCGGCCCACTTCGGGCTGGCGCTCAACATCTTCGACCCGCTGCCGTGCGTCTACGAGAGCACCGAGCGCCGCGCAGGCAACGAGCTGGGCGCGGTGCCGCTGAACACCGACGCGCGCTGCGAGGTGCCGGAGGGCAGTCCCACCGCTGTACGCGGAGCTCACAACGCACCTGGTAACTGA
- a CDS encoding MCE family protein, giving the protein MSGRSITGPLVKFTVFVLVTVLATGALVLTIANEGLRRSEGYSALFTDVTGLKAGDDVRISGVKVGQVESIGLVDRGTAKVDFTVSGRRLPKSAHAAVKWRNLVGERYVSLRQGAGEVDESLPEGGTIPLERTQPPLDLNALLGGFQPLFEALSPKQVNKLSFEIIQVLQGESGTVESLLSHTASLTNTIAEKDKVIGQVVDNLTKVLTTVNDRRDQLSGLVSQLQEFVSGLSADRGSVGSAITAMDELTNTTAGLVEQARPPLQQDIAGLREVSKNLNENKADVRDFLHNMPDKLNTISRTASYGSWFNFYVCEVSGTVGVGEAELPLPLMPVTQPRCRP; this is encoded by the coding sequence ATGAGCGGGCGCTCCATCACCGGTCCGCTGGTCAAGTTCACGGTTTTCGTGCTGGTGACCGTGCTGGCCACCGGTGCGCTGGTCCTGACCATCGCCAACGAGGGGTTGCGGCGCTCGGAGGGCTACTCCGCGCTGTTCACCGACGTCACCGGCCTGAAGGCGGGTGACGACGTGCGGATATCCGGCGTGAAGGTGGGCCAGGTGGAAAGCATCGGGCTGGTCGACCGCGGCACGGCCAAAGTGGACTTCACCGTCTCCGGACGGCGGCTGCCGAAGTCGGCGCACGCCGCGGTGAAGTGGCGCAACCTGGTCGGGGAGCGCTACGTGTCGCTGCGGCAGGGCGCCGGGGAGGTGGACGAGTCGCTGCCCGAGGGCGGAACCATCCCGCTGGAACGCACCCAGCCACCGCTGGACCTCAACGCGCTGCTCGGTGGTTTCCAGCCGCTGTTCGAGGCGCTGTCACCGAAGCAGGTCAACAAGCTCTCCTTCGAGATCATCCAGGTGTTGCAGGGCGAGTCCGGCACCGTGGAGAGCCTGCTGTCGCACACCGCCTCGCTGACCAACACCATCGCCGAGAAGGACAAGGTGATCGGTCAGGTCGTCGACAACCTCACCAAGGTGCTGACCACGGTCAACGATCGGCGCGACCAGCTGTCCGGGCTCGTCTCACAGTTGCAGGAGTTCGTCTCCGGGCTGTCGGCCGACCGCGGTTCCGTGGGCAGCGCCATCACCGCCATGGACGAGCTGACCAACACCACGGCCGGGCTGGTCGAACAGGCCCGGCCCCCGCTGCAGCAGGACATCGCGGGGCTTCGCGAGGTCTCGAAGAACCTCAACGAGAACAAGGCCGACGTGCGCGACTTCCTGCACAACATGCCCGACAAGCTCAACACCATCAGCAGGACCGCCAGCTACGGCTCCTGGTTCAACTTCTACGTCTGCGAGGTCTCCGGCACGGTCGGCGTGGGCGAGGCGGAGCTGCCCCTGCCGTTGATGCCGGTCACCCAGCCGAGGTGTCGCCCATGA
- a CDS encoding DUF397 domain-containing protein, translated as MKSVHPSNWRKASYSSQETSCVEVGRTPNGAAVRDTKDRAAGYFTATGTQWAAFIDAVKNERFE; from the coding sequence ATGAAGAGCGTACACCCGAGTAACTGGCGCAAAGCCAGTTATTCCTCGCAGGAAACGAGTTGCGTCGAGGTCGGCCGTACCCCGAACGGCGCCGCCGTGCGTGACACCAAGGATCGCGCGGCCGGGTACTTCACCGCCACCGGCACCCAGTGGGCCGCGTTCATCGACGCCGTGAAGAACGAGCGGTTCGAGTGA
- the tgmA gene encoding putative ATP-grasp-modified RiPP, with protein sequence MTTPTSERDETFAHEPVASHSAQFPLARPQDEQLTGPFSQPWGLRNMVAVGDPTDRALNGRYDHDRQVAVDERGMPLHELHMGMTTTNMDGNEGPSEDWSAKDFAPDMSESN encoded by the coding sequence ATGACAACGCCAACCAGTGAGCGCGACGAAACGTTCGCCCACGAGCCGGTGGCCTCGCACTCGGCCCAGTTCCCGCTGGCACGCCCGCAGGATGAACAGCTCACCGGCCCCTTCTCACAACCGTGGGGACTGCGGAACATGGTCGCCGTCGGCGATCCGACGGACAGGGCACTGAACGGCCGCTACGACCACGACCGCCAGGTCGCCGTCGACGAGCGGGGCATGCCGCTGCACGAACTTCACATGGGCATGACCACGACCAACATGGACGGCAACGAAGGCCCCTCCGAGGACTGGTCGGCCAAGGACTTCGCCCCGGACATGTCCGAATCGAACTGA
- a CDS encoding methyltransferase domain-containing protein → MSQRENAWTDRAARLAERLEADGALHDPAWKAAVAATPRHELVPTFYRQTPDNYEWEPVDATTPEGLDAAYSPTTLVTSLDGRDHPLSSSTKPDLIVTMLELLDIDEEHRVLAVGTGTGYTTALLTHRLGDRDVYSVDIDPPLVDAARDRLARLGHHPTLACRDGADGLPEHAPYDRIIATCSVPRVPWNWAEQLTPGGTVLVNVMPGAFNAGGLALLHQRGNRLEGRFSSQWASFMKMRGAGPTAPDEHRAPDTGSSRTRATTTPPAPWWDNRLVWLLAQFHGLPDGVTIGMRLDPDTGQPTAATMTAPDGSSADIALTATNGRYEVTETGPTPLWEPVEHAHRTWLTHGKPDWPRLGITATEHRQWLWIDHPHNPTHWPL, encoded by the coding sequence ATGTCACAGCGTGAGAACGCCTGGACCGATCGCGCGGCGCGGTTGGCCGAACGGCTGGAGGCAGACGGGGCGCTGCACGACCCCGCGTGGAAAGCCGCCGTGGCCGCCACGCCTCGGCACGAACTGGTTCCCACCTTCTACCGGCAGACCCCGGACAACTACGAATGGGAACCCGTGGACGCGACCACGCCGGAGGGCCTGGACGCGGCGTACTCCCCGACCACACTGGTCACCTCGCTCGACGGGCGAGACCATCCGCTCTCCAGCAGCACCAAACCCGACCTCATCGTGACCATGCTGGAACTGCTCGACATCGACGAGGAGCACCGGGTGCTGGCCGTGGGCACCGGAACCGGCTACACCACCGCGCTGCTGACCCATCGGCTCGGCGACCGCGACGTGTACTCCGTCGACATCGACCCGCCGCTGGTCGACGCGGCCCGCGACCGACTGGCCCGCCTGGGCCACCATCCCACGCTGGCCTGCCGAGACGGCGCGGACGGCCTGCCCGAACACGCGCCCTACGACCGCATCATCGCCACTTGCTCGGTACCCCGCGTGCCCTGGAACTGGGCCGAACAACTCACCCCCGGTGGCACGGTGCTCGTGAACGTGATGCCCGGAGCGTTCAACGCCGGCGGGCTCGCTCTCCTCCACCAGCGGGGCAACCGACTGGAAGGCCGATTCTCCAGCCAGTGGGCCTCGTTCATGAAAATGCGCGGCGCCGGTCCGACCGCCCCCGACGAACACCGAGCCCCCGACACCGGCAGCTCCCGCACTCGGGCGACCACCACACCACCCGCCCCCTGGTGGGACAACCGCCTGGTCTGGCTGCTGGCCCAGTTCCACGGCCTGCCCGACGGGGTCACGATCGGCATGCGCCTCGACCCGGACACCGGCCAACCGACGGCGGCCACCATGACCGCCCCCGACGGGTCCAGCGCCGACATCGCCCTCACCGCGACGAACGGCCGGTACGAGGTCACCGAAACCGGACCCACCCCGCTGTGGGAACCCGTCGAACACGCCCACCGCACCTGGCTGACCCACGGCAAACCCGACTGGCCCCGCCTCGGCATCACCGCCACCGAACACCGGCAGTGGCTCTGGATCGACCACCCCCACAACCCCACCCACTGGCCACTGTGA
- a CDS encoding helix-turn-helix domain-containing protein, giving the protein MANTKRTSPRARALGAELRDFREQAGMTVRDVAERLGGHHSKYARLETGQTPQSPEMVVALLTTYGASESERDRLATMARDATDETNWIKPRTRSVNQDLTTLIEFERTATSIVDVSPIMIPGPLQTADYARAVMSSGTPSEELEAQVTMRVGRRDVLTRRNAPTLHSFIGEWALHEPMGSAEIMADQLRHLAKMAELDNVTMRVIPSRTGEWTPAHAGHFLLFEFAKAAPVVHVEHLRSDAFLSSPGEIEVYQEATANLRGVAMSPEDSAELIASIATELEDSQE; this is encoded by the coding sequence ATGGCGAACACCAAGCGAACTTCTCCCAGGGCGCGCGCTCTTGGCGCAGAATTGCGCGATTTCCGCGAACAAGCAGGAATGACAGTGCGCGATGTAGCGGAGCGCCTCGGCGGGCACCACTCGAAGTACGCCAGACTCGAAACCGGGCAGACGCCGCAGTCCCCGGAAATGGTTGTCGCACTGCTCACGACATACGGAGCATCGGAATCCGAGCGCGACAGGCTCGCGACAATGGCCCGCGATGCGACAGACGAAACGAACTGGATCAAGCCGAGAACACGATCGGTGAACCAAGATCTGACCACGCTGATCGAGTTCGAGCGGACAGCGACCTCGATCGTGGACGTCTCACCGATCATGATTCCGGGACCGCTCCAGACCGCGGACTACGCACGAGCGGTCATGTCCAGCGGGACACCTTCGGAAGAGCTGGAAGCACAAGTCACGATGCGCGTGGGGCGGCGTGACGTGCTGACAAGACGAAACGCCCCGACGCTGCACTCGTTCATCGGTGAATGGGCGCTGCACGAGCCGATGGGCAGTGCCGAAATCATGGCCGACCAGCTACGGCACCTCGCCAAGATGGCCGAACTCGACAACGTGACCATGCGCGTGATCCCCAGCAGGACCGGCGAGTGGACACCCGCGCACGCGGGTCACTTCCTGCTCTTCGAATTCGCCAAGGCGGCACCGGTGGTGCACGTGGAACACCTGCGATCCGATGCGTTTCTCAGCAGCCCTGGGGAGATCGAGGTGTACCAGGAAGCGACGGCTAACCTCCGTGGCGTGGCGATGAGTCCAGAGGACTCGGCGGAACTCATCGCCAGCATCGCAACGGAGTTGGAGGACAGCCAGGAATGA
- a CDS encoding MvdC/MvdD family ATP grasp protein codes for MTVLILARDIDPSADAMVEAVQQRGTRVHRVNTGWFPARLGLAAELRGDRWCGHLTTPTRTIDLSEITGVYYRAPEAFRFPNEWEPQVRQHAFLEAKYGLGGVLASLPAIWVNHPSRLADAAYKPVQLATASRLGLCVPETALTNEPTSFTSFAVRGRTITKMLGNTSLTSDDTHSVAWTRVLDAADLDDLNGIESTVHLAQRWVPKRAEARVIAVGDTITTVRIEAGNAASHVDWRSDIGALHYELVTPPQRVADGVRALMRRFGLLYGALDFVITPEGQWVFLEINPGGQYGWLEAATGAAITGQLAELLTSDPTDHEEHHHVTA; via the coding sequence GTGACAGTGCTCATCCTCGCCCGCGACATCGACCCCAGTGCGGACGCGATGGTCGAGGCCGTCCAACAACGCGGCACGCGGGTTCATCGGGTGAACACCGGATGGTTTCCCGCGCGGCTCGGCCTGGCCGCCGAGCTGCGCGGGGATCGCTGGTGCGGACACCTGACCACTCCCACGCGCACCATCGATCTGTCCGAGATCACCGGTGTGTACTACCGCGCACCCGAAGCGTTCCGGTTCCCGAACGAGTGGGAACCACAGGTACGCCAGCACGCGTTCCTCGAAGCGAAGTACGGCCTGGGTGGGGTGCTGGCCTCGCTACCCGCGATATGGGTCAACCATCCGTCCCGACTGGCCGACGCCGCGTACAAACCGGTGCAGCTCGCCACGGCGAGCCGGCTCGGCCTGTGCGTGCCCGAGACGGCGTTGACCAACGAGCCGACTTCGTTCACCTCGTTCGCGGTCCGGGGGCGAACGATCACGAAAATGCTCGGCAACACCAGCCTCACCAGCGACGACACCCACTCCGTTGCCTGGACACGGGTGCTCGACGCGGCCGACCTCGACGACCTGAACGGCATCGAGTCGACCGTGCATCTGGCCCAGCGATGGGTACCGAAGCGGGCCGAGGCACGTGTCATCGCGGTTGGTGACACGATCACTACCGTGCGTATCGAAGCGGGAAACGCCGCGTCGCACGTGGACTGGCGCAGCGACATCGGAGCACTGCACTACGAGCTCGTCACCCCACCGCAGCGGGTCGCCGACGGCGTGCGCGCGCTGATGCGGAGATTCGGTCTGCTGTACGGCGCGCTGGACTTCGTGATCACTCCCGAGGGCCAGTGGGTCTTCCTGGAGATCAACCCGGGCGGTCAGTACGGGTGGCTCGAAGCCGCCACCGGCGCGGCGATCACCGGCCAGCTGGCCGAACTGCTCACCTCAGACCCAACCGACCACGAGGAGCATCACCATGTCACAGCGTGA
- a CDS encoding MCE family protein: MSTPRTQPPSAPPPSTPARFGPLRRVSFALLATLLLTSGCGLSDFKGVHSLPLPGGADVGDDPYTVKARFDDVTDLVPNAGVRVNDVPVGRVSNVELVEDTWRAEVTMVVHDKVELPGNSLAEIEQSSLLGEKYVELYPPPESERPEGELGDGDVIPNGRTGRGPEVEEVLGALSMLLNGGGIAQIQNIAEELNKALDGREAQVRDLLSNLDHLVGELDESKGDITAALDSVNRLSATLREQRGNIDSALRDLEPGLKVLNRQRQQLVTMLESLDELSGVATDVINRTRQDVLHNLRQLQPVLRNLAAAGSDLPKSLQILFTYPFTDAAVEGIKGDYTNLYINADLNVSRIVENLGRSRQPLLDLPGESSSSQLPDMPLPLSSGSSGQSPGAAEQGGERGGQPSPTESPEPTGSTDGDDSSGEDDDGGFLDFLFGGD; the protein is encoded by the coding sequence ATGTCCACGCCTCGCACACAGCCCCCTTCCGCACCTCCACCGAGCACCCCCGCGCGGTTCGGCCCGTTGCGCCGGGTCTCGTTCGCGCTGCTGGCTACCCTGCTGCTGACCAGCGGTTGCGGCCTGAGTGACTTCAAGGGGGTGCACAGCCTGCCGCTGCCGGGCGGCGCCGACGTCGGGGACGACCCCTACACCGTCAAGGCGCGGTTCGACGACGTCACCGATCTGGTGCCCAACGCCGGGGTCCGGGTCAACGACGTGCCGGTCGGCCGGGTCTCGAACGTCGAGCTGGTCGAGGACACCTGGCGGGCCGAAGTGACCATGGTGGTCCACGACAAGGTCGAACTGCCGGGCAACTCGCTCGCCGAGATCGAGCAGTCCAGCCTGCTGGGTGAGAAGTACGTCGAGCTCTACCCGCCGCCGGAGTCCGAGCGGCCCGAGGGAGAACTCGGCGACGGGGACGTGATCCCGAATGGCCGGACCGGGCGCGGACCTGAGGTGGAGGAAGTGCTCGGGGCGCTTTCCATGCTGCTCAACGGCGGTGGCATCGCCCAGATCCAGAACATCGCCGAGGAGCTCAACAAGGCGCTCGACGGCAGGGAGGCGCAGGTGCGCGACCTGCTGTCCAACCTGGACCATCTGGTCGGCGAGCTGGACGAGAGCAAGGGTGACATCACCGCCGCCCTGGACAGCGTCAACCGGCTCAGCGCGACGCTGCGCGAACAGCGGGGCAACATCGACTCGGCGCTGCGGGACCTCGAGCCCGGGCTGAAGGTGCTCAACCGCCAGCGGCAGCAACTGGTGACCATGCTCGAATCGCTGGACGAGCTCTCCGGCGTCGCCACCGACGTGATCAACCGGACCAGGCAGGACGTCCTGCACAACCTGCGCCAGCTGCAGCCGGTGCTGCGCAACCTCGCCGCGGCCGGTTCCGACCTGCCGAAGTCGCTGCAGATCCTGTTCACCTACCCCTTCACCGACGCGGCGGTGGAGGGCATCAAGGGCGACTACACCAACCTCTACATCAACGCCGACCTCAACGTCTCGCGCATCGTCGAGAACCTGGGGCGGAGCAGACAGCCGCTGCTCGACCTGCCGGGGGAGTCGAGCAGTTCCCAGCTCCCCGACATGCCGCTGCCGCTGTCCTCGGGATCCTCGGGGCAGTCCCCGGGAGCCGCCGAACAGGGCGGCGAGCGGGGTGGACAGCCGAGCCCCACCGAATCGCCGGAGCCCACCGGTTCCACCGACGGGGACGACTCCTCCGGCGAGGACGACGACGGCGGTTTCCTCGACTTCCTGTTCGGAGGTGACTGA